A stretch of Nonomuraea africana DNA encodes these proteins:
- a CDS encoding alpha/beta fold hydrolase yields MQLHTREWGTGDKVAVLIHGIMAGSECWWRVGPALAERGYRVVAVDLPGHGASPRAESYPVELMASSVLESVPSSPALAIGHSLGGLTLAAAVDRLAPGRAVYSDPAFRLSVLEGGVAMTDGFAAAKDWTAEQIAAMHPGFSAEEVAVEVEMLKGWDPQTALSLSKIVGTDFTPSTAVPSLVQIADPSFLVAPAFAEELKERGFEVRVVKGAEHTIHRHLFEDFLSGLNGYI; encoded by the coding sequence ATGCAGCTGCACACGCGTGAATGGGGCACAGGCGACAAGGTCGCGGTGCTGATCCACGGCATCATGGCCGGCTCGGAGTGCTGGTGGCGGGTCGGGCCCGCGCTCGCCGAGCGCGGCTACCGGGTGGTCGCGGTCGACCTGCCAGGGCACGGCGCCTCGCCCAGGGCGGAGAGCTATCCGGTGGAGCTCATGGCCTCGTCCGTGCTGGAGTCGGTGCCCTCCTCCCCCGCGCTGGCGATCGGGCACTCGCTCGGCGGTCTCACGCTGGCCGCCGCCGTCGACCGGCTCGCGCCCGGCAGGGCCGTCTACTCCGATCCCGCCTTCAGACTGTCCGTGCTGGAGGGCGGCGTGGCCATGACCGACGGCTTCGCGGCGGCCAAGGACTGGACGGCCGAGCAGATCGCGGCCATGCACCCCGGCTTCTCCGCCGAGGAGGTGGCGGTCGAGGTGGAGATGCTGAAGGGCTGGGACCCGCAGACCGCGCTCTCCCTCAGCAAGATCGTCGGGACCGACTTCACGCCCTCGACCGCCGTGCCGTCACTGGTGCAGATCGCCGACCCGAGCTTCCTCGTCGCCCCCGCCTTCGCCGAGGAGCTGAAGGAGAGAGGCTTCGAGGTGCGCGTCGTGAAGGGCGCCGAGCACACCATCCACCGCCACCTGTTCGAGGACTTCCTGAGCGGCCTGAACGGATATATCTAG